In Myotis daubentonii chromosome 11, mMyoDau2.1, whole genome shotgun sequence, the genomic window GTTATGAtgagcactgactaccagggggcagacgctcaacgcacgagctgccatgacacacactggtcATTTAAAACTAAATGGCACCATGAACCTGGAGcccacaaaccaacactcggcttcccccaagtgggacacaggccccaccaccatcccagagcaacaccccaccaaattgtaGCCAAGGCttccaagaccccatggcacaaaatgcagcccacggCCCAACCCAGCCGGAAACGGTCGCTGTGGgagccaggtaatgatgtcacatagcaatgcctggcttacTCTCTAGTGACTAGCCTAGCCTCCTTGGAATTTATTCAGCCCAGGAaacacttgctttatagccaggtacaaacattttacactttaaccaaatgtttgtgaagtgtttcacatgcctcatctcatttgatcctcacagaagtcctgaagtagatagataggagactcagtagaatcctattttctcttcattagccagaaaacggagatttaggaagtttagaaatttgacccaactgaaaagaagtaagaaatggtggaacttgaataTGACTTCAGGCTTTCTCACTGTGCATAATATAGTCAAACCCTgatacagttaaatattttaccctttgttctccctgtgtgatttacaataataatctgctttgtgttgatatttactgttgtgttgctgacaattacctgaaagagaagttggggtgcttcactgggctggaaaaagtttagctaaatcagaaagcaggtctaattaacaCATTAAGTGCCAAGCCTGTTTTATCTTCCTTTCCGtttcagtcactggtgactgacatggTGCTTACCGtgttaagcaagtttattctatatatattaaaggctgggttgactcacgcatgcgtgatacatataaagctctcgctggtaccaatcacacgcatgtgtttcgatctgtcattgtcgattgtgaatttggttgacacttctattatagaaaaaaggtgaacagtgatattaaaatatttcttctaattaatttcctttcaatgtgtacgaatccatgcaccgggacactagtttttatataataacAATTCAAACTTCTGGCCATACcaaaaatttcatttattcatcaaacatttattgagtttatAGCCAAGCTTTGTGCTGGGGATACAAAAATGCATCATCCCTGTTCCAAGTTGTGGTTCAAAAGCCATAGGCAGTTATTCTGGATCTCATGTGTGTGACCCAGGGGCATTTtggggcctctctctctctctctatatatatatatatatgtatatatatatatatatatacacacacacatataatgtgtgtgtatatatgtttgtgtatttACTCATATATGTGGAtgtaatatacatgtatataatacAATACAAACTATTTACCAAAATAtacattgtaaaaaaaatatatacattgtacaaaggatataataaaaatgaattgaaaaatttaaagatttaaattatgtttataataaaacaaaaatttagatTCAAGGTCTctctaaattattattaatacattAATAATATTAGCATTGTGATGTGATGGAATATGCCTCatcctttaaataaaattttggctTAATGCTTTATGTTACAGAAATTAAAGGTCTGGtggtgttcattttatttttactcttggTTTTGACAACTGTCTTAGctgaaaatatttctcaaaagatATGTGGATCCAACAGAGGAGATACATCATTGGCTGCACTTCCTAAATCATATTAATTTCTCAGTCCCATCCACAACATTTTTGTTCACTTGTatagttaaaatttaataaattctcCCTTTCCCTGATgtcaaaataagatatttttgaaagaaaaaatataatttttatattttaatcaaatggttttaaaaatcgCTGAAATTCTTCATTTGGAAGATCTTAAAATAGGTTAGAGAATTTTGTTGCAATATTTTTTAGTGTAAGATATGAGAAGTTTATGTCGGAGACATAtcatttttactacatttatgtAAACACTTCAAACATCTATTTTTCAACATCTTTTCTCcatagcagaaataaaaataaaataaaacaaaagccagTTACTTTCTCACTCGTTGTTAGAATGTCACCTTCACCTTGAAAGAAGACAGTAAGTGTCGTTATCTTTTTTGAGGATCTGTTAGGTGGCATTCTATTGACAGCTACTTGTCATCCCAGAAAAGGTCAGCAAATTTAGAGCACTTGTCATTTAGTGTAAGAAAACTGCTTTTCTTTTAGGTTTATTTTGCCAAAAGATAACAAGGGAACTATGTggcacaaaacaaaaatgaaaagaatacataaaatagaattatattgTCACAACTTGTCATGACAAACTTCACTATTATAAACATTCTACCTTTTATGTTACCAAATTCATAAAAGTATGCGCCAAACATATGTGAGCTGCACTAGGCTGCAACCTGCTTGAACAAGTGTGAGCATGCAGCTGTCAACCCGTGGAGTTATGGAATTTataatctccccccacccccgggaataACTTATACTTCAAGTGACACATGGACCAAGAGGAGATACCACTGCCAATCATATCTATCTATTGGTAAAGCCTATGTTCTTTTCAGCCTATTAGataaaaatgaatgtaaataAGAGTTGTAACATTTTCTTCCCACCTATCATGTGGGAGGCCCTTGGGGAGGGGAGCTTTGAAACCTTTTTGAGGTTTGGGTACTCCATCCTCAGCCCCGAGGGTCAAGGAGCTCTCAGGTCCTTCATGTTGGTGGCAGCTCCCAAGTCCAAGCTGTTTTCCCTGGGGAAGGAGCTGCTCTTGAATGGCTGGGCATTCCCCAAAGACCTCAGTGTGTCTGTGGATAGCTGGCTGCGAGTCTGTGCTCCTCGGGCGCTAGTTTCAAATCTTCTTGAGCCAGTGGGAGCTTTCGCTGGTGCATGACTGGCTCAGGGGAgcacacacagcccctccccagagcAGCTCCGCTTAGAGGGCAGGCAGTCCTCCCAGGtctgctgcaggcctctggggTGGTTCTTAGATTCCCCTCGGCTGGACTTTCCTCCCCTGGGGTATCTTGGTGTTAGACACCTAGCCTGAAGGAAAGCTTTTTGCTAGTTCAGGCTTCTGGGCCTGCCGAGCTGCAGGTACCATGGCAGAATTTCAAAGAGGCTGGCAACACAGGAGCATCAGCGAGTCCGAGAGCTCAAGGGCTCTGGCAAAGAATCTGACGGCTGACTGAGCCACCCCAGGGCACCTGCAGGACTCGGGGAGAAGGTCTGGGGCAGGAGTTGGCTACCAGACCTTGTctgattttggaaataaaatcagtCCTCAAACTCTGACGAGGATCCAGGCAAGGTTTTAATTCATCTGCTTCTAGTCTGGTGGACCAAAGCCAGCCCGATTATCTGTACCTAGAAGCTGTAGTGGATAGGGGACTGCAGTTAAGTTCCATCTCTACCCCTAGTAGTGCTTCCCTGGAACTAAAGCAAGCAGAAACATTTCATTcaggttttggttttttaaaaaaagtacatagAATCAAATATTGGACAATAACCTTGTATATGATAAAGCATTTGGCTATTGATTTAAGTTATTAACCTACCCCCACAAAAGCATGACATATTTGTCATATGTGAAGATGACTAAAATGGCATGTTTTGATTTCTAATAACCTTGgttatataaaaaatagaagtcAGAGAATCTTGATACAGGATGGAAAATGCATAGCATGTATACTGCCATTCTCCATTCCAAGCCCATGGCAGCATTGTTTTGTTGTACTTCCTAAGCTCTTCCCAGCATGGCCAGATAGAACCTCATTCCAGAAAATAGGGGTAAAAAAATTATTACcgcattgattttttaaaatgttttattatgaaaaaattctcaTACAACACCAAAAGTGTCATGAGCCCCCAGATACCCATCACTCAATGTTAAAAATTATCCACATTTGACAAGTTTGTTTCAACAATCCAACTCCACCTCACACGCATACATGTATatgctttattgtttttaaataaagttaaatctGACCTCAAGTTTCCAGCTAGTTGTTGTCCAGAAAAGCATACAAAGATTGCAATGGGGCTTTCGTAAAATCTTGTGTTCGCAAAAGCCTCTTCTAGAAGCCTTTGGGAGATTCTGGAAGAGCAGGTAAACCTATCATCCATCCTACTCTGAACTTTGAAGTCCCACGGCTCTGGAGCTTTTGTGTCATTGTCAGGCACCTGAACGTTTGTCTATGATCCAGCCCTAGCATCTAGGGTCCAAGCTCCTGACCTTTTATCAAGGTGTCATTCCCTCCtggggtttcttcctgctttcatGAACATTGCAACGGACCACACTTCACATCTCAAATATACCACAAATTTTATGGGATGATAGCCCAACTCTTTTactgcttttatttacttttcaccCTGGCAGAGactgtcttctctttcttcctcctcataTGTCAGCCATGAATTTAAGCTTCCATAAAGACCTTAAAAAGGATTTTCTATCAGTAATTTTGTTGTGCTTAGAAATTACACCCAAGAGAAGGGAATGTAAAGTCCTGATTGTCTTTTTAGAACAAGAAGAGGAAAATACAAAGCATAAAACATGAATgctgttcattcctttttattttttacagctggaaaagcaaaacacaatttaatatttcaaaaaattatctGTCATACCAGGTTTTCATGATTAAAAATAATGCCTCTCTAAGTGCACTGGTACTTCACCACAGTGTCTGGTACATGCTTTATTTCTAGCCAGCCAATAATCAGCTCTTGCAGTCACATTGGCAACTTTTTAAAGATATCCATCATTCTGGAAGAACTAGCCAAGAAAAGCTAGCATGGTTGCTGGCAATGCCTGAGGCACTGAGGTAGAGTAGAAAGATTTACAACCAGAGGCAGGTCTCACCAGCTGCTAACTGTGTGACTTGGCAAGCCACTTCATAACTCTGAGCCTTAGGTTCCTTATAGTGTAATGATAATTATAATACTGATAACATTAATAATCTACTCCATAGCATCATTATAAGTATAAAATGAATGGACGCATaaatatcacttttaaaataaagtcagaaTTCTAATGTTATTTTTGTAAAAGTTAATGTTATTCATtctttatatatgtaatatagtaaaaataaacCTTTTGAAATCTCAGAAATGGTGGGATTTTCTGATTCTGAATAGAGTTTTCTGACATTTCAGAATATATTTACAATGCATTGGGTTCTGGTGAGCACATACAAATGGTCATATACACAGTGAAGAGTGTCTGAACTGGTTGGGTGCTAGAGAGACACAAGCTATAAGATCCATGCAAGCCCATGCATTTATTCATAGGATATTATTATGAGCTGAATATCTGttttccccaaaattcatatgttgaaatctacTCTCCATTGTGATAGTATTTGGAGGTAGGACTTTTGGGAGgcaattaggtcatgagggtggatgagatcagtgcccttataaaaggacTCCAGGGAGCTCACTCACTCTTCTTCTGCCATGTGAAATGTAACATGAAGTCAGCCTTCTGCAACCTGAGATTTCTCACCAGAATCCAACTATTCTGgtaccttgatctcagactttcaGCTTCCaaaactgagaaataaatttctgttgtttataagccaccccgTGTGTGGTCCTGTGCTATAGCAGCCCACACTGACTCAGACAGACACTGTCATTGCCAAGTATTGACATAAGCTTATGAAGAAACACCTTCCATCATGATATTTATTACATCAAAGCACTGGATAGAAGTAATGTCTTTCTTATTGTACTATATCCTGAAACTGAAGATTTGCTTGGCTGGCTCTCTGTTAGACTCTAAGGTTCTAAAAGTCAGAGTAAGGTGGTCAAGGGTGCAGATTAAGAAGTTGAAGTCAGAAAGACCTGGCTTCAAATTTGAGCTCTGACTCTTCCTAACTTGGGGCAAGTCAtttgacttctctgagccttgatCTGTAAACTGGAGAGCATCACAGTCCCTAAATCACAGTCTTTAATCTGTGAAGATTGAATAAAAAAGTATAATGTAAAGCCTGACACATAGTTAATACTCAACAAATAAAGCCATTatcatttgccgggagccggtccatccttgctgtttcaagggacctggcatatatggcatacggttcttaatatgtttgctcaccttcttggcgctgttttaaccaaggtcacctctgagaaaggttgtttccccaggtagggattttcccctgaagttagggagggaataaaacccctcaactaagtgccaggcgggtaattaatccctttaactacgaacaatcatgcttaaactacataatctttactccctggaatggagataagaaacgccctaacctttggaatagagattgataggattgaatcaactggtataaatacagttgtaacaagacagaaacactcagaacttagaacagaatcaagaagacagagcctacacggagcctagagacagaagaacttcgctggagagagcatgccggaggatcctggagagggactggcctcggagcctagagacagagcctagcgggagaacatggcaagggatcctggactgaacctgactacagagattggcaggagaacctgactggaacctggacactgaacctgactggagagcctggacagaacctggctggagaacctagcgagggaacatggctacagaacctcgctggagatccgaagcagaacctctctggagatcgagaccaaaacttggctggagatccgggctggagatcctggctagggtgctgatcaactgaacactgtctccgtgtccttccttcttcgccgactccgtccacgcctttgggaacccctggacccgctggggctggaccccggcagacctTGAACTATACATGTTGATCTACTTGCTTAGCTCCTAGTATGTGAAGGCAGAGGCCATATCCTAGACCCTCTTccattttcatgtatttattttacatggGGATTTATAAGGAAGGATATTGTGAGAGGGTAGTCTCTCTTTTTTGAGATTGTGATAGCTAAGAATTATAAGGACAGAGTGACTGAAAGTCATTTTTTCCTAAGAATAAAGTCAAATTTGGGACAACAGAGCCAAGGgattgaaaagagagagaaaaatagattgATTTATTATTGCTAACATTGTCTGAATTCTTATTTCAGCCAGGCTTAATGTGAAATCTCCTCTAGGATTTCCTGTTTATGTGAGCCAATGTAGTCCTTTCTCTAGTTAAGCTGggtacaagatttttttttctttcaattcatATCAGAATGAATTCCAACTAAAAACACATAATTATTTAGAAAAGTAATTAAAACCATACGTACTACATATACTACAGTTAGATAAAATTACCGATATTTAAGTAAGTACTTTGGATTTGTGCTGAGATAACTTGTCCTGAGCACTTATGTGTCAATCATTGCTTTAAAACCTTTACATGAATTTACTCATTTAATTACCACTATGACCTATGAAGTTGATACTAGTTAGTATGTTCCTCAATTTATCAATATAAAAAGTTAGGGGGAAAGGAAGTTGTCcatgtcacacagctagaaagtgaaGGAGGTGGGCAAAGCAAGCTAGTCCAGCTCCAGAGCCCACTCCTCATCTTCATTCAGAGTCAAAAGAAAAGAGGATAATTGTGAATATGACCAATCATGCATTTCCCTCAATATGACTTGATGCACATAAGAATGCAGATTGCTATAAATGTATGCAAATGAGTGAAATGAGACatttgatgaaacatttctaATATTGCCAGATCATTTCCAAGGGTATAAGTGAATTACTTAAATCGTGTTTCTGATTGAAATGGGCAGAATCTTGAACAGTCTGAAGCTATGAAACCATGctaaaatatcataaaatttcAAGTTAAGGATAAATATTAAGgttcaaaagaaaattaaaccatGTTGCAGATTGCTTGATTGCTGAGCCTCACTCTCACAATACCTGATGCTTTTTCACTTGTTAGAGAATGAAATAGTTGAGGAATGCTTTACAGAGATGAATGAAACAGAGATACATAAAGACTCATTTACCATTATCTATCATGTTGGGACATTTGACTTTGCAACTTTTGAGATGATATTACACGCAGTCACTGAAAAACCTGTCTATAAATTTTAGGTCCATTTTTAATCTTACTTTCCAAAATGATCAAACAGATACACTGATGACTATTGACCACTCTTGGTGactaaaatttaaattagaaCTTTCTaattgaatagaaaaaaattaaaaatatagcaaCTGAATATGAATCCAATTATCAATGAtagccattcattcattattaAACCAGATATAGAAAACTtggtaaaatatttcaaataatttcatCTCTCAAATCATTGAACTCATTGGAATtatcaattttaaatatacattttatttgtattattgttttaaatatttataatctttttaaagtGTAATTTAAATGGGTGACCTAAAGTTgccaaaaggttgagaaacactgttgcATATAACTACAGAAATTCCTGTGACTTTAAATGGCATATTCGGTGGTATCTTCCTGATGTTTTAGTGAAGGTCGTGACCAAAAGTCAGTAGAGACTACTTTCTCCCTCTCAGGGCCTTATTATacaatgtatatttttttgtaattagTGAGTGAAATGTTCAGAACTTTGAGACAGACATCAGTCTGAGTAGTTTCTCAAAAGAGTCCCCAATTTCTACGCAAAATGAAGTAGCAATCAGCTATCACCTTCTCTGGCTTCTCTGCTTTCTGATGATGATTTTCCACTTAGAGTTTCAAAAGTCCGAGAAGCACTGGAGAACATGCTTCCTGATCAATCACGCGGCCCCCAGCTGTCTTGGGAGGAGGTGGACAAACAAGGTTTGTTGGCAGTTAAGGTACATAGACACAAACTTGTCATTCCTTTCTTCCGTGAGGTGACCTTCCTTCATTTACAGGCAGTGACAACATGACATCATTTAGGACGTGGAGGTAGGTGGCTAATAATTTCACTAATGAAGTAGCAATCATGCAAAAATGTCCATGGCATAATGAAAGGAAACTTAGATGCTCTCGTTTTATTTCTTATGTCTTAAATAAATTATCTCCACGGAATGAAACAAACTAAGCCTTGCTGTGCCAGGCACTCCTCATAATAGTGTAATCGGGTTTGTTTGTTCTCAGGTGAAGGGTACACTGTCACATGGCAAATGACCAAGAAACAGTGATCTGCTCAGGCAGGTTTCAACAAGAGTCCCTGTGCACCAAGGCACCGAAGTCCCAGTGCCTGCTTTATGGCTTCGAAGTTTCATAATGAATATCACACTTGATATGTCTCAAACAGAATACTTGATATATACACATTCTGGAGAGTTGGTAGTGATATGTTTCTTTCATTCCTCCTACAGTGATTTGaatcttctctctttttaaaatcagtattgGCAGAGTTTTGTCAACAATATTGGACTCTTCAAAGAAACAGCTTTTTACTTTGTTAATATATCtctatatttcttcttctccaaCTTTATTGATTTCTGCCCTTATCTTTATCACTTCCTCCCTTTTGCCTGctctgagtttatttttatctccttttttagATTCATTCTCTGCttataattatcttttttcccttttaattgtatatattttattattttaaaaattttaaatctttaaaataaatatgtatttaaacatTATAATTCAACCAgtctaattattttaatattcttccAAAAGAACCTTTATAACTGATACTCTAATTTGGGTTAAATGAGTCACCGAGATTTATCTGTTGAAATGTTTTCCAAACAGGACTTTGCTCAATGATGTAAGCTTTAGTTGTTATCACTCTGTAGCAGATGCTATCTATGTATGGTTTGGAGGTGATCTTAGCTATAGTACACATAAGATCAATAGCATTTACTGTGTTGTATACTGGAAGTATCCGTAAGTTACTATCCAGGAATCTCTGCTGAATCCTAAACATCAGTTTCCATTCCTTGAGGCCATGAGGGCAAGCAGACAGAACCAAAAAACTATTTTGGTGAATGTTAATAAACTTCTTAATTTTGGCTAGAAATATTTCTTCAGCTGACATAAAGCATTCTTTAGCATCCATCAATAGAAATGCAACCCCAGTATGAGAAAATATAATTGATCCATTTTCCACCGAAGCTGAATACCGAACCTTGTGACTTTGGTTTTCTAGGGCGGTTGCAACTTCACAACTCTCAAGAGATGAACTAATAATAATGGTGGTtgtccattttatattttctttttcagcacTTTCAGCTATCTGTCTTTGGACCAATCCATCTTCTAATGGTGCCACAAACAGATCAGTAGGTCCTTGAGGCCAGCTCACTGCTCCCAAGCTTCCAGAACCTTCTGTTGGAGCGAGAAGCACTTCTGGCGGAGCAGAGAGGTCCAAGTTTGTTCTCTGGCCACTCTAGCCCACTGAGCACCTTCTCCCTGCTTATAATTATCATAAATATTTCCTCTACAGACATTTAGAACTACATAAGACAGACTACGTTTGCTTCCACTGTCAAAATAACTTAGAAAATCCAAGAAGAAAGGA contains:
- the LOC132212661 gene encoding protein SPO16 homolog, which produces MGSTECLLLGMMAFDHNVAICNLLHHHEQSKVLLAPTEGSGSLGAVSWPQGPTDLFVAPLEDGLVQRQIAESAEKENIKWTTTIIISSSLESCEVATALENQSHKVRYSASVENGSIIFSHTGVAFLLMDAKECFMSAEEIFLAKIKKFINIHQNSFLVLSACPHGLKEWKLMFRIQQRFLDSNLRILPVYNTVNAIDLMCTIAKITSKPYIDSICYRVITTKAYIIEQSPVWKTFQQINLGDSFNPN